The Algoriphagus sanaruensis genome window below encodes:
- the polA gene encoding DNA polymerase I: MSQKQPHKLFLLDAMALIYRAHFAFSKNPRINSKGLNTGVMLGFTNTLLEVLEKEKPSHIAVAFDTKAPTFRHIQYEPYKANRLDQPEDIMVSIPWVKEIVRAFRIPVLEMDGFEADDIIGTIAKKAEKEHYTVYMMTPDKDYGQIVDDHIFLYKPAFMGNGVDVMGPKQVCAKWDIEHVDQVRDILGLMGDAVDNIPGIPGIGEKTAVKLLKEFGTVEGLIANVDKLKGKQKENVENFAAQGILSKELATIKIDVPVDFVEEELRYEGFDEEKLRAIFTELEFRTLASRIFKDSPGKKAAIAAPAQMDLFAPAPASPSSEEEGIEEELPTVPTVFETIHGNVHQYHKIKGKVAVEELVSYLKLQDEICFDTETTDLDAMKAELVGLSFAYVPGEAYYIPVTSDLQETQEILEVLRPIFENESILKIGQNVKYDMLVLKNYGIEVKGTLYDTMLAHYLIEPEGKHGMDWLAQQYLNYKPVSITELIGKKGKNQGNMRDVDEDEVTAYAAEDADITLRLKEKLDPIIQSNGLKKLFDEVENPLIRVLTDMEFEGVRIDTGSLAELSVALDEESKEIEKRVYELAGVKFNLASPKQLGEVLFEKLKLDPKAKKTKTGQYATGEEILSKMADEHEIAQAILDYRQMVKLKSTYVDALPTMINAKTGRIHTTYNQFVAATGRLSSINPNLQNIPIRTSRGREIRKAFVPRDENHVLLSADYSQIELRLMAAFSQDESMLEAFRNGRDIHATTAAKIFKVPLEEVTSDMRRKAKTANFGIIYGISAFGLAQRLSIPRGEAKEIIDAYFSEFPAVKEYMDGAIEKARKDEYVETILGRRRYLRDINSRNMTMRGFAERNAINAPLQGSAADLIKVAMIHVHQWMKKEKLKSKMILQVHDELVFDAHKDEVELLKKNIPGLMSNAIQLPVPIEVEVGVGTDWLQAH; encoded by the coding sequence ATGTCTCAAAAACAACCCCATAAACTCTTTTTGTTGGATGCAATGGCCCTGATTTACAGAGCTCATTTTGCTTTCAGTAAAAACCCCCGCATTAATTCCAAAGGACTCAATACCGGTGTCATGTTGGGATTTACCAATACGCTTTTAGAAGTTTTGGAGAAAGAAAAACCGAGTCATATTGCTGTAGCTTTTGATACTAAAGCCCCTACTTTCCGCCATATTCAGTATGAACCTTACAAAGCGAATCGTTTGGATCAGCCTGAGGATATTATGGTTTCGATTCCTTGGGTAAAGGAGATTGTGCGGGCTTTCCGAATTCCCGTATTAGAGATGGATGGATTTGAGGCGGATGATATTATAGGTACCATCGCTAAAAAAGCCGAGAAAGAGCATTACACAGTCTACATGATGACGCCGGATAAGGATTATGGGCAGATCGTCGATGACCATATTTTTTTGTATAAACCTGCATTTATGGGAAATGGAGTCGATGTGATGGGTCCCAAGCAGGTCTGTGCTAAGTGGGATATCGAGCATGTCGACCAAGTCCGAGATATTTTGGGTTTGATGGGTGATGCGGTGGACAATATCCCTGGCATTCCTGGTATTGGTGAAAAAACGGCCGTCAAGCTCCTCAAGGAATTTGGAACGGTAGAGGGCCTTATAGCCAATGTCGACAAGCTCAAAGGAAAGCAAAAAGAGAATGTGGAAAATTTTGCAGCTCAAGGCATTCTTTCCAAAGAATTGGCAACAATCAAAATTGACGTTCCGGTAGATTTTGTGGAAGAAGAGCTGCGCTATGAGGGATTTGATGAGGAAAAACTTCGAGCCATCTTCACTGAGTTAGAGTTTAGAACCTTAGCAAGTCGGATTTTTAAAGATAGTCCGGGGAAAAAAGCAGCCATTGCAGCTCCTGCTCAGATGGATTTATTCGCTCCTGCCCCCGCCTCCCCTTCTTCTGAGGAAGAGGGTATCGAGGAAGAACTTCCTACAGTGCCTACGGTATTTGAAACAATCCATGGCAATGTCCATCAGTATCATAAGATTAAAGGAAAGGTAGCAGTAGAGGAATTAGTCAGTTATCTCAAGCTGCAGGACGAAATCTGCTTTGATACCGAAACGACCGATCTCGATGCCATGAAAGCTGAATTGGTTGGGCTTTCGTTCGCCTATGTACCCGGCGAGGCCTACTACATTCCTGTCACCTCAGATCTTCAAGAGACCCAGGAAATTTTAGAGGTGCTTCGGCCTATTTTTGAAAATGAATCGATTCTCAAGATCGGGCAAAATGTAAAGTACGATATGCTCGTCTTGAAGAATTATGGGATTGAGGTGAAGGGTACGCTGTACGATACGATGTTGGCGCATTACCTGATCGAGCCCGAAGGAAAGCATGGAATGGACTGGCTTGCGCAGCAATACTTGAACTATAAGCCGGTTTCTATTACCGAACTAATTGGCAAGAAGGGGAAAAATCAGGGCAATATGCGAGATGTCGACGAGGATGAAGTGACTGCTTATGCCGCCGAAGATGCCGATATTACCCTGAGATTAAAGGAAAAATTAGATCCGATCATTCAGTCAAATGGCTTGAAAAAGTTATTTGATGAGGTGGAGAATCCCTTGATTCGAGTTCTAACCGATATGGAATTTGAGGGTGTGCGGATCGATACCGGGAGCTTGGCTGAACTTTCAGTGGCTTTGGATGAGGAAAGTAAGGAAATCGAGAAGCGGGTATATGAGCTGGCTGGTGTGAAATTTAACCTAGCCTCCCCTAAACAACTTGGAGAAGTTCTTTTTGAAAAACTCAAGCTTGACCCTAAGGCCAAAAAAACCAAAACAGGACAATATGCGACTGGCGAGGAAATCCTCAGCAAAATGGCTGACGAACATGAAATCGCTCAAGCTATTTTGGATTACCGCCAAATGGTGAAGTTGAAGTCAACCTATGTCGACGCGCTTCCTACCATGATCAATGCCAAAACTGGCCGAATTCACACGACCTATAATCAATTTGTGGCGGCAACAGGCCGTCTTTCTTCGATCAATCCCAACTTGCAAAACATTCCAATTCGGACATCGAGAGGCAGGGAGATCCGAAAAGCTTTTGTACCGAGGGACGAAAATCACGTTCTCCTTTCAGCCGATTATTCTCAGATTGAACTTCGGCTAATGGCAGCATTTTCTCAAGATGAATCAATGTTGGAGGCCTTCCGAAACGGACGGGATATCCATGCTACCACTGCGGCTAAAATCTTCAAGGTGCCGTTGGAAGAAGTGACCTCGGATATGCGTCGAAAAGCCAAGACCGCCAATTTCGGGATCATCTATGGAATTTCAGCCTTTGGGTTAGCACAACGACTTTCGATTCCTCGAGGGGAGGCAAAGGAAATTATTGATGCCTATTTCTCTGAGTTCCCTGCTGTGAAAGAATACATGGATGGAGCGATCGAGAAGGCCAGAAAAGACGAATACGTTGAAACAATCCTCGGCCGAAGACGCTACCTACGAGACATCAACAGCCGCAATATGACCATGCGCGGATTTGCAGAACGAAATGCTATTAATGCGCCACTGCAGGGTTCAGCCGCTGACCTGATTAAAGTAGCGATGATTCACGTGCACCAATGGATGAAAAAGGAAAAGCTTAAATCCAAAATGATCCTTCAAGTACACGATGAATTGGTATTTGATGCACATAAAGACGAGGTCGAGCTCCTTAAAAAAAATATTCCAGGATTAATGTCCAATGCGATCCAACTACCAGTTCCAATTGAAGTGGAAGTGGGAGTGGGTACGGATTGGCTGCAGGCGCACTAG